A stretch of DNA from Candidatus Methylomirabilota bacterium:
GTTCTTGCCGGCGATCGCCTGGGTCTTGCGGCGCCGGCTCCTCGGGACGAACGTCGGCCGCTGGGACTACCTGGCCAGTCTCATCGAGATGTGGAAGGACGACCCGCACGGCGTCTTTCCGGATCCGCAGTCGATCGGCATGGCCTCCCCGAACATGATCGCGTATCAGCGGTATAACGCGCTGGTGATGCTCATGGCCGGCATGAAGAGCGGCGAGCTCAGCCACGGGGCCCCCATCGGCGGGATGGCGGCAGTCATGATCTACCCACCCACCGACCCCTATGGCCGCTCGAAGTACAACCCCCTGGCCCTGCGGGCGATGGTCATCGACAAGCTGCGCGAGCGCCTGTTGGGTCTCGTGTTCATGCCCGAGGAGCCGCTGCCCGCCGGTCAGCCCCCCACCCTCGAGGACATCTTGGCCGGCCGAGTGAAGGGTCGGCTGTATGATGCCTATCGGCAGAGCTGGGTCGCCAGCCCGGAACCGACTTACGTCGCCGCTGGCAATGCCCCGTTGCGGGCTCCCGTGGCGGAGCTCCAGGGGATCCTCGATGCGTCGCCAGAGACGGTGGACGTGAAAGGCCACCCGGTGCCGACGGTGGCCAGTGGGCTGGTTGACGCGGAGCGGCTCCTGCTGCAGTCCCGCGGCTTGTTGAACCCGAAGGGCGCGATCACGCCCTGGGTCATCACCAAGGACATGTTCAGCACGCCGGAGAACCTCTTCACGCCAGAACTGTGGGACAGCATCTACGGGGTGCCGAAGGGTGAGATCACCATCGAGCACATTCAACACGCGTTCTACATGGCGGCGAACTATGGCTTCCAGATTCTCAATGGGAACTTCGCGGCCGCCATCGACGACTACGAGCTGTTCCTGCGGTTCATGAATGACCTCGCCACTTACCGGATCGATGTGTCCTGGCTGTGGAGCCTCGTGCATCACGAGGCCGCCATCACCAAGGCCGGCTCCCTCAAACGGCCCGCGCTGACCGAGGATGGGGTCGTGCCGGCGGTGAACGCTTTCCAGGTCAAGGCCGGGACCCGCTTCACCAAGGAGCTGTTCGAGAAGCTGTGGGACTACCACAACGAATGGACGGCGGCATTCTTCGCCGAGCTGGACCACCGCGGCGATCCCGGCCGCTTCGACCGCGCCAAGGCGCCCCTCATCATGGAGCTCTTGAAGCGGCAGCTCTCGTCGCCCCGCTACATCCAGCACAGCGCCCGCGTGCTCTTCGTCGTGGGGCAGGCGAACGAGCCGGAGCGCGCGCAGATCCTCGAGGCGATCTTCGACCTCTCCCGCGAGGAGATCGTCAAGCGCATTCACGCCGGCACCCTGAACACGATCGCGCTGGGCGCTCACGACTATATCTATGACATCTTTCCGGGCATCGAAGGAGACGAGCGCCCGGCGGTGAGATCAGAGACCTTGGCCTCCGCCAGAACGTGAGGTGGGCATCCCGTCGTCGTCAAGCCCGCGCACCCCCGGGCAACCCCGACGCGCCCCCGCGCTCTGGACATGGCAGGGCTATCTGGCCGGGCGTATGCTGGGAGGGGAAGTCTCTTATGCGGGCGCCCAAGCTCAGCGACGACCAGCTTCAGGAGATGTATCACGCCCTCCGCCTTTCCCGGGCCTTCGAGGAGCGGCTCTCCCTGCTCCACCGGCAGGGGAAGATCCTGGGGGGCATCTACTCGGGGATCGGCCAGGAAGCGATCACCGTCGGCAGCGCCTACGGGCTGCGCCGCGAGGACTTCATCAGCCCGCTTCACCGCGACCTGGGCGCCTTGCTCGTCAAAGGGGTGCCGCCGGGCGTCCTCATGGCCCAGGTCTTCGGCAAGCGCGACGGGCTCTCGCGCGGCAAGGACTCCTACCTCCACTCGGGTGATACCTCGCTCGGCGTCTATGGCAACACGTCGATGCTCGGCTCGAATCTGCCGGTGGCGTGCGGCCTCGCCTATGGTTTCAAGCTGCGCAGCCAGGACCACGTCGTGGTCGCCTACTTCGGCGAGGGCGCCGCGAACTACGGCGACGTGCACGAGGCGATGAACTTCGCCGCCATCCAGCGGCTCGGGATCGTCTTCGTCTGCGAGAACAACCTCTACGCCTACTCCACGCCGTTCGAGAAGGCTTTCGCCATCCCCGAGGTCTCGGTGCGCGCTCAGGCGTACGGCTTCCCGGGCGTCGACGTGTATGGCAACGACCTCCTCCGCGTCTACGCCGCCACCCAGCGGGCCATCGCGCGGGCGCGGGCCGGCGAGGGCCCGACCCTGATCGAGTGCAAGACCTTTCGGTGGCACGGCCACTCCGAGCACGACAAGGCGTCGTACCGGACCGAGGAGGAGCTCCTGGAGTGGAAGGCCCGCGACCCGATCCCCCAGTTCGAGCGCTATCTCACCGAGAAGCGGCTCCTGAACGACGCGAGCCGGGATGAGATGACGGCCCGCGTGGAGCGCGAGATCGACGAGGCCGTCGCGTTCGCCGAGTCGAGCCCCTGGCCCGAGGGGCCGGAGGCACTCGAGGACATCTATGCCCCCTGAGGCCGGCCGCTCTACCGACGAGGTGACCTATCTCGAGGCCATCCGCCAGGCCCTGTGGGAGGAGATGGAGCGGGACGAGGCGGTCTTCTGCCTCGGCGAAGACATCGGCGCCTACGGCGGCGCCTTCCAGATCACCAAGGGCTTCGTGGAGCGGTTCGGCGAGGCCCGCACCCTCGATACGCCCATCTCCGAGTCGTGCATCGTCGGGGTGGCGACCGGGGCCGCCCTGATCGGCTTCCGGCCCGTCGCCGAGATGCAGTTCGGCGACTTCATCGCGTGCGGGTTCGACCAGGTGGTCAACCAGGCGGCCACGCTGCGCTACCGCTACGGCGGCCGGCAGACGGTGCCGATCGTCATCCGCTGCCCGTGCGGGGCCGGCGTCCACGGCGGGCTCTACCACTCGCAGCAGCCAGAGGCCTGGTTCGTCCACCGTCCGGGGCTCAAGGTCGTCGCGCCGGCGACGCCCTACGACGCCAAGGGTCTCCTCAAGGCGGCGATCCGCGACGACAACCCGGTCCTCTACTTCGAGCACAAGGGGCTCTACCGACGGATCAAGGGCCCCGTCGGCGACGCCGAGACCGTGGTGCCCCTCGGCGTCGCCGACATCAAGCGCCCCGGCGACGCCCTCACCGTGGTGACCTACGGCGCGATGGTGCACCCGTGCCTCGAGGCGGCGGCCCGGCTGGCCGACGCCGAGAGCGTGGAGGCCGAGGTCCTCGATCTCCGGACGCTGGCCCCGCTCGACCGGGAGGCCATCCTGACGTCGGTCCGCAAGACCTCCAAGGTCGCCATCGTCCACGAGGCGTCGCGGACGTGCGGCGTCGGGGCCGAGGTCGCGGCGTTCGTCGCCGAGGAGGCGTTCGAGGACCTCGATGGGCCGATCGTGCGCGTCACGACGCCCGACGTCCACCTGGCGCCCTTCAGCCCGCCGCTCGAGGAGTACGTCCTGCCCAACACGGAGAAGATCTTCGCCGCCCTGCGGAAGCTGGCGGCGTATTGAGAGCCGTGGAGGAGCCGATGCGGGACGTGGCCGTGCGAGGACGACGGGAAGCAGCGGGCGGCTGGTGGGGGGGGTTGGGGGGAAGCGGCAGCAGGCGCTCCCGCCCCAAGCTGAACTGAGGCCGCAGTGGCCACGACCGTCCTCATGCCGCACATGGGCGAGTCCATCGTGGAGGGCAAGGTGCTCCGGTGGGTCCGCCGCGAAGGCCAGGCCGTGCAGAAGAACGAGACCATCGCGGAAGTCGAGACGGACAAGGCCGACGTCGAGATCCCGGCGCCCACCGACGGCGTGCTGGCCAAGATCCTCGTGCCCGAGGGCGCGACCGCCGCGGTCGGCGCCGAGCTGGCGGTGATCGAGCCGGCGGGCGCGGCGGAGGTCCGAACGGCCGAGCCGCCGCGGCCGGCGCCGGCCGCCCGGCGGCCCGCCGCGCCCGAGGCCGCTGAGCCCGAGGCCGCTGAGCCCGCGGCCGCCGCCCCCGCCCGCCCGGCCGCGCCCGCGCCGCGACCCGTCCCGGCCCGGCCGGCCGAGGCCGCGCGACCACCGCACGCGACGCCGGACGAGGGCGAGCCGGCCCCGACCGGGCGGCGGGTGATCAGCCCGGTCGTGGCCAAGCTCATGGAGCAGCACGAGCTGACGCTGGCCGACCTGGAGCGGGTCGAGGGCAGCGGGCTCGGGGGGCGCGTGACGAAGCAGGACCTGCTGGCCCATCTCGAACGCCGCCAGGCGCGTGCCGCCGCGCCCGAGCGGCCGCCGCCGGACAGCCGCGCCCGTGTCGGGCCCGAGCCGCGACCAGCGCCGGCGGGGCCGGCCCGGCCGGCCCCGGCGGAAGCCCGGCCGTCGGGCGCGACCGAGGACGAGCCGGTCGAGGTCGTCCCGCTGGAGGGCCTTCGCAAGGCGATCGCCGAGCACATGGTCGCCTCGGTGCGCACGGCGCCGCACGTCACCACGGTGGCCGAGGTCGACGTGACCGAGCTGGTCCGCTTCCGCGCGTATTACAAGGCCCGCTTCGAGAGCGAGGTGGGGGCCCCGCTCACCTATCTGCCGTTCATCGTGCGGGCGCTGCTGGCCGGGCTCCGGGCCTTTCCCATGCTCAACAGCTCGCTGGAGGGCGAGCGCATCCTGGTCCGCCGCTACTACCACATCGGCGTGGCGGTGGCCGCCCCGGAAGGGCTCCTGGTCCCGGTCCTCCGGCACGCCGACCGACTCTCGGTGCGGGAGCTGGCGCGGGCGATCCACGACCTCGTGGAGCGGGCCCGGGTGCGGAGGCTCCGACCCGAGGAGCTGGGCGGGGGGACGTTCAGCGTGACCAACCCGGGGGTCTTCGGCGGGGTCCTCTCGACCCCGATCATCCACCAGCCTCAGGCAGCCATCCTGGGCGTCCAGGCGATCCGCACGCAGCCGGCCGTCCGCGACGGCCAGATCGTGC
This window harbors:
- a CDS encoding malate synthase, producing MIREDILQKFPELFGTKTVNGREVNVEQAIATLTGELGPEIAAALTARRALLQSPAPVREKYAWPKWDDTFEDPVTGRFWTFRQIVQGLIDNALGRDSEWRWRLNDEVPIPPGAHPLTNPGLELTGPWHPLDMAFNALNSPAPMNMPDFEDASPPHFQPDGTPTNQPVGIFAAMQNAKEIFEGRWAGRPYEVVKKGQARAYTIKTSPAQWPTRFARPPGIHVRYDHVRVDGHPVPGVIPITLLWALNNYGSLTQAGTGVYFYIPKIQTPREALVVEKLLARLEGMIGVQPGTIKIKVLYEEGNAGRFLPAIAWVLRRRLLGTNVGRWDYLASLIEMWKDDPHGVFPDPQSIGMASPNMIAYQRYNALVMLMAGMKSGELSHGAPIGGMAAVMIYPPTDPYGRSKYNPLALRAMVIDKLRERLLGLVFMPEEPLPAGQPPTLEDILAGRVKGRLYDAYRQSWVASPEPTYVAAGNAPLRAPVAELQGILDASPETVDVKGHPVPTVASGLVDAERLLLQSRGLLNPKGAITPWVITKDMFSTPENLFTPELWDSIYGVPKGEITIEHIQHAFYMAANYGFQILNGNFAAAIDDYELFLRFMNDLATYRIDVSWLWSLVHHEAAITKAGSLKRPALTEDGVVPAVNAFQVKAGTRFTKELFEKLWDYHNEWTAAFFAELDHRGDPGRFDRAKAPLIMELLKRQLSSPRYIQHSARVLFVVGQANEPERAQILEAIFDLSREEIVKRIHAGTLNTIALGAHDYIYDIFPGIEGDERPAVRSETLASART
- a CDS encoding thiamine pyrophosphate-dependent dehydrogenase E1 component subunit alpha — its product is MRAPKLSDDQLQEMYHALRLSRAFEERLSLLHRQGKILGGIYSGIGQEAITVGSAYGLRREDFISPLHRDLGALLVKGVPPGVLMAQVFGKRDGLSRGKDSYLHSGDTSLGVYGNTSMLGSNLPVACGLAYGFKLRSQDHVVVAYFGEGAANYGDVHEAMNFAAIQRLGIVFVCENNLYAYSTPFEKAFAIPEVSVRAQAYGFPGVDVYGNDLLRVYAATQRAIARARAGEGPTLIECKTFRWHGHSEHDKASYRTEEELLEWKARDPIPQFERYLTEKRLLNDASRDEMTARVEREIDEAVAFAESSPWPEGPEALEDIYAP
- a CDS encoding alpha-ketoacid dehydrogenase subunit beta, producing the protein MPPEAGRSTDEVTYLEAIRQALWEEMERDEAVFCLGEDIGAYGGAFQITKGFVERFGEARTLDTPISESCIVGVATGAALIGFRPVAEMQFGDFIACGFDQVVNQAATLRYRYGGRQTVPIVIRCPCGAGVHGGLYHSQQPEAWFVHRPGLKVVAPATPYDAKGLLKAAIRDDNPVLYFEHKGLYRRIKGPVGDAETVVPLGVADIKRPGDALTVVTYGAMVHPCLEAAARLADAESVEAEVLDLRTLAPLDREAILTSVRKTSKVAIVHEASRTCGVGAEVAAFVAEEAFEDLDGPIVRVTTPDVHLAPFSPPLEEYVLPNTEKIFAALRKLAAY
- a CDS encoding dihydrolipoamide acetyltransferase family protein — translated: MATTVLMPHMGESIVEGKVLRWVRREGQAVQKNETIAEVETDKADVEIPAPTDGVLAKILVPEGATAAVGAELAVIEPAGAAEVRTAEPPRPAPAARRPAAPEAAEPEAAEPAAAAPARPAAPAPRPVPARPAEAARPPHATPDEGEPAPTGRRVISPVVAKLMEQHELTLADLERVEGSGLGGRVTKQDLLAHLERRQARAAAPERPPPDSRARVGPEPRPAPAGPARPAPAEARPSGATEDEPVEVVPLEGLRKAIAEHMVASVRTAPHVTTVAEVDVTELVRFRAYYKARFESEVGAPLTYLPFIVRALLAGLRAFPMLNSSLEGERILVRRYYHIGVAVAAPEGLLVPVLRHADRLSVRELARAIHDLVERARVRRLRPEELGGGTFSVTNPGVFGGVLSTPIIHQPQAAILGVQAIRTQPAVRDGQIVPRELMYLCLSYDHRIVDGATAVQFLQHLRADLEHPLALLI